Part of the Paenibacillus sp. JNUCC32 genome is shown below.
CAGTCTCAGCACGAAAAGTAAGAAAGCTAAGAAAATGTATGAGGAGAGCTCCAAACGGATGGAGAAAATTTTAGCCGATGTACAGGCGATTCTGAAGACGTAATGGATGTCGCCGAGTCATAAATCCGCAAAAATCGGAATAGGATATTTTTGTGTATCACAAAAGGAGCCGGTTGCCGCCGACTCCTCGTACAGCAGATCTTCGCCCGCAAGGTGGATATTTGCTTGCAACCAGACGTAAGAAATAGATTCATCTGTTCCAGGACGGGTCTATTTCTTATTATGGAAGGCAAGGATCGAAACGACCAGAGTGGCGAACGAAATCATTAAAGCCAAAGCTTCATTCACGCCCATGCCGATCACCTCCTGCTGCCACCCTTGCTTAGCTGGTCTACTGTACTATATAATATGCCAATTGCTTACAATAAAAGAACCTTTTTGTAGGAAGCGCTTACATAAAATGTTGGTTTTTTGACGAGATCAGAAAGTATAAACAAAAGAGGTTTATCATACTCACCGAGAAAATTTCTTCTTACTCATGTTTATCTATAAGATCAGAGCGGTTGACGGCCGCTCTTTTTTTATGTTGAGTTTCGAAATATGAAAAGGGTGGGAGGGCGATTCATTACAAATTTCAAGACTCTCAAGCGGTTTTTTGGTCAGGCTTTGGTCTTGATTTTGGTTTACGCTTGCGTTTACGGAACAGGGAGGCAATCCAATAGAAAATAGGGATGAACTCCATGAGAATGAAGAATACCGCCATCCCGAAGGAATTGAAGTCTTGCTGAAAAAGGATCGGATTTTGCGAATACTGGTACGCAATTACGATAGCGGTTCCCCCAATGATCGCGATCAGGGGACCATCCATTTGCTTCAGGTTAAGGAGTTTCGCCATACACCTTACGCTTACGTGGATAAGAAAGGCACTGTGGAAGAACATCGAGCTGCTCCATAACCCAATGATCAGCGGATCGGAATTGCCGAGAAACCCGCTGGCTGCACGCATCAATTCGACGAGCGGATACTGCATCTCGCGCCCTAGATAGGGGCCGAAATTCAGCAATGCCGATGCCCATTGGAGCATTACGCCTATCGTGACCAACAGTCCTGCCGCAGCAAGGTTACGAAAGGATTTCTTGTTGAATTGGATATAGGGAGCGAGAAAGAGGAACACGATCCATTCAGCGAAGAATGAAAGGCAGAACAAACTGTCCTTGATCGCCGACTCATAATTGTGATGCCTGACCATCGCGATCATCATATCCCAATGCGCTTCCTTGAAGAAAAACATATTCATGGCCACAATGGCAACAACAATGACAAGAAACAGCCCGTCGGAAATATAAATCATCGTCTCCATTCCCCACCTGGCCGTAACCATAACGACCAGGCCCACAATCAGGAGGATGAACCACTGGGGAGATTCCCGCATGTAATTGGTATCGAAGAATAACGTGAAGCCTTCGATATCCATCCCTATGTAATTGATAGACCAGAAGAATACCAAAGCGACGATCGGGAAGTGAATCCATTTGCTGACCAGGGCACTGCCAAAATTGATCCAGGGTTTCCGAGGATCCCACAGCCCGAGTTTCATCATAAACCACAAGAAGACCAAACTCATCGCATAACCACCCAAAATCGCAGCCCATCCCAAATATGCCGAGTTCCACAAGAGAGGAGTGACTAGAAATCCCGTAGGTATGGCGTTTAGATAGACAAATCCGAAACGAAACAGCTGCCAGGGAGTATTTCGCATGTTGGGTTCGTACATCCTTTCCGTTTTTAAGTTCTTATAACTTATCCAGCCAACCGAACAGCAGCATAATCAGATGGTTGGGGGTCAGCCACTCGCGAGAGAACAAGGCGAATACATTCCAAACGGTAAATGCAAGGATCAGGATGAGCATCGTCCACTTTTCGCGGGATCCCTTTGCCTTTTTCTTCGCGACATACCATTCCGCCAAGGCGTATACGAGAAACAGAAGAGCGAGCATCGGTCTGCCTCCTTATTTCAGTTTCGATTTGAGTATGGCTCCGAAGTTCCGTACCTTGATGTCGGCATCCACCTGGATCTCAACTTCGTTTTTATAATAGTCGGGCCAGTTGGAGCGAACCTGCTGCCAATGATCCGGATAGTTCCAGTCCACCAGCATTCCCAACTGCAGAATGTCTGCGCCTACTCGTTGCGAAGTATGAAGGGCCTTTCTTAGATAACTTGCTATTTGATCATTGAGCTCATGTTCTATGATCTCTTTCGCCTGGAGGGTATCCAACTGCTTTTGATTTTTTTTGTATACGACATCTCCCGTTCCTTTTAACTTTATTGTGAACACTGGATGGCCAGAAACCATGCGCACGGATTTGCTAGAACTGGTTGAAATCAGGAAAACGCTGGCTTTTCCATCATTCCATGAAACGGTATACAGGGGGGCTTTTAATTCATTCACTCCCCAACTGACGGCCAGCGACTCCTTCATAGGTAGGGTGGCAACCAGCTTATGCTTGCGGAACAGCGCTGTGCCTTGAATTCCTGCCCATGGCTCCAGCTTCTCCTGATCGGCGACCATAGGCTTCATGCCTGCCGACAAATAGGTCAGGGCATACCCTTGATTGGCCGATTCGGCATAAAGGCAATCCTTCAGGTTCGTGGTGATCATGTTGTGCTGGTCCGCAAAGCGGGTGAGCACTTCCGAAGGCATCTGTTCAAAGACCGGCGTCAGCTCGGCGACTTTTTTCGCGTCTCCGGGCGCAACCATGATGTAAATGCTCATATTCGTGGTCGGTTCCCGCTGGAGCCAATCCATCAGATCCGCTAATCCGGCTTCTGCGTAGCTCTTGCCAACGACAACAACCTTGGTGTGGCTGAAGTCGAAACGCCGTGAAAGATCCCGTTGGATCAGGTGGAGGGCATCCTGCACGGTGGTGGATGATTTGGTCACCATGGCATACGGATCTCCGCCGCCCTTGCCGCCTGCTTGACGTCCGGATGTAAGCCGGTTCGGCAAGGGAGCGCTGATCGTCACCTCCACGCTTTCGTCTTGCGGGCCCTTATTCACGTACATGGCAAAAACGAAGGTTTGCTCATTGATCTCAACCTTGGTCATATTGAAGCCGCAGCCTGTCAACAACGATAATGGCAGCAGAATTTTCAACCATTTGATTAGTTGCATTATCGTTTTCGTCTCCTTAAATTGTTGGATGATGCATAGGTTTTCGGCCTGTTCTTCATCAGCATGGACGGTGCCCGCACGAAGGTATCCTTCCATTCCGATAAGACAAGCGGTGCAACGGGCTGCAGATACGGCGTATTGAATGATTTCAGGGAAGCCATATGGCCATACACCAGGAAGGCGGCCGTAAAGACGCCGATCAGACCGAGCGTTCCTCCGAGAATGAGGATGGGAAAACGCAACAAGCGGAATGCAAGCCCCAGTTCAAAGTGCGGTATGATGTAAGAAGCGATGCCCGTTATCGACACCACGATGACCATGGGGTTTGAGACGATCCCCGCTTCCACCGCGGCTTGTCCGATGACAATGGCGCCGATGATGGATATCGTCTGCCCGACGGGCTTCGGGATACGCGTTCCGGCTTCCCGCAGCGCTTCGAAGGTCAGCTCCATGATCAGCGCCTCCGCCAAAGCGGAGAACGGTATGTTTTCACGCGATGCGGCTAAGGTGATCAGCAAATCGGTTGGTATGATGGATGGCTGAAATGTTGTGATAGCGACATACAGGGCAGGCATCAATAATGAAATAATCGCGAACATGAAGCGGACGATCCGAATCCAGCTGGAGGAGAAGAAGCTGTGGTAATAATCCTCGGACGACTGCAGCAGGGAAAATAGGGTAACGGGCACGATCAGCGCCGACGGCGTTCCGTCCTGCATGATGCCGACCCGGCCTTCAAGCAGGGATGCGGCAACGGAATCGGGGCGTTCCGTGTACTGAAACTGAGGAAAGGGGGATTTTATGCCTTCCTTCATTTGTTCGGACAAGGTGCTGATCCCGAATGTCCCGTCGATGGACATGCTGCTCAGCTGCCGGTCCACTTGAGCGACGATTTCGGGTTTGCACAAACCGTCAACGTACACCATATAAACGGCGGTTTTAGAATAGTCGCCGATCTGATAGCGTACGGTTTTGAGATCCGTATGCTTGATTTTGTGCCGGAGCAGCGATAGATTCGTGCCGATGTCTTCGATAAACGCTTCCTGCGGTCCGTTCACGACCAGCTCGTTCTGGGATTCCGAAACCGCCCGCTTCTGATACGAGACGATGTCGAATAAATAAGCCTCGGCCAGTTTCTCCACAATCACGACGGCTCTGCCTTCAACGATCATATCGGCAATATACTCGGCCGAGGAAGAGCGCTCGAATGGAACCGACAGCATATCTCCGCGATCCATGCGGTCAATGAAATCATGGAAATCATGCTGAACCTTCGCAGCTTCCTTAATCAACGGTTTGACGATGTATTCGTGCAGGGTGCTGATATCCACGATAGGTTCGATGTAGATGACGGTGCACGTCGATCCATGGAGACGCAAGGATTGGTAGATGACATCTTCGCAATGTTCCAGCCGCATTTTAACAGGATCGAGCAGCGCGGGCCGTGCCTTCGATTTCATTGAAACTACCCTCCTTTGCCGGTATATAGTAAGGCTCATCCTCTTTAGAATGCCGTACTTTTAGCAACTTATACCGATTTTTCCAGAGAAAACGGCTCATAGCTGAAGGGGAAATCACGAATAGACCGAGACTATTGAGCTTGAACGGTATAAAAAAAAGCGCCCGGAATAGAATTCCGGGCGCTTTTACAGGGGGAGCTTCGGGCTAATGCTTCGATTTTCCTCTACGAATGGATGCTTTGATCTTGTGGAGCAAAGGTTTGCGGTAGACGGAGAGCATGATTCGCAGCAAAATGTAAAGGATCAGCGTAGACAGAACGCTGTTGATCAAGGCGCCGACGAGAAAGTTAACGCCCATGTCGCCCAACCTGCCGAAATGGTCCGTTTCAACGATATAATCCGTCTCCGGAACGGGAACCGTGAGCGCATCTTCGATTTCGAAGGTCGCCGGAAACGTAGTGAACAGGTGCACAAACACGCCGATTCTATAGTTTAGGTAGAACAGAATCGGCCACAAGACGGAGCCTGCGGAGGCCGCAAGGAAGGCGGAGGGGATGTTCCCCCTTACCATGCGAGCCAGCAGCGGAGCCAGCAGCAGATCGATGCCAAAGGTCGGATACCAGCAAGGGAAGAAGCCGACGGCAAAGCCGAGAGCGATCCGATGGTCGCTATTTTGCATGCGAAGGGTCCGGAGAATATAGTATTTCAGACGTCGAATGTATTTATGAAGCAAAACCGTTTCCTCCTGCGGGTACTGATGGGATATAGATATACTGGGGTCTCTTGCGCAGCATTCTATGGGATCCTATTTATAATAGGAAGAACTTTCAAGAATTATATAGTAGACGCTCGCAAACCGTCAATCCAAAGAAGATCGCAAAGGAATATATGCGTGGAATATTACTTTGACATACATAGTAATGTGCGTTATATTATACCCATTCCATCCGTTAGGAGGTTCGGGGATTTGATTGAACCCTTACATAACAGTGACTTGATACGCGGCAATATTGATACCTTTATTTTGCATGTGCTATCAGACGGAGACAATTACGGCTATCAGATCATTAAGGAGATCGCGATTCGAAGCGGGAATCGATTTGAACTGAAGGAGCCTACATTGTATTCAAGTCTGAGGAGGCTGGAGAAGCAGGGATTGATACGCTCCTATTGGGGAGAAGAAACTCAGGGCGGGAGACGTAAATATTACAATCTCAGCCAGGAGGGAATGAAGCGCTTGCTGCGCAACCAAGAAGAATGGAAGGCGGCACGCGAGATTATCGATGTTCTGATCGGAAACGGAAAGGAGCTGAAGTAGCAATGACCAACAGGCATGATCTCGAGATTTTTGTGGATCGCCTATTCGCGAATCAACGCAAAACCAAGGAAGTTGTCGATCTGAAGAACGAGGTTCTCAGCAATTTGGAGGCGCGGGTCACGGATTATATGGAGAACGGCATAGCATATCAGTCGGCGATCAGTCTGGCGATCGAAAATATGGAAGACATCGAATCTCTGATTGACGACAACCAGAAAATTTACAGCTACCGTTTCCGTCATGACCTCCTTCAGAGCGCCCTTATTTATTCCATGCTGGCCTGGATCGCTACCATTCCGGCCCGGTTTTTGCCAAACGGGATATGGGTGAACACGTTCCTCCTGTGTTTGGCTGCATTAACCGGTGCGGCGTATCTTTCCATGTCACGGCATCTGAAACGGTATGAAAAGCAGACAGCCGTCATCAATGCAGGCAAATTGAACCAATGGAGCAAGTGGGCATGGTGGCTGTGGTCGATATTTATCGTGGTTATATCCATGTATACCTTCGTGATTCAATACGGAAGCGATTTATGGTTTGGGCGAGAACTGTCGGTCGATGGGCCTTATTCGTTCTACGTGACCGTCATGCGGTATGTTATCCCGATGACGTCGGTCATCATTCCGCTGCTGGTCCAGAAAGCTTATAAACTAACGTTTCAACTTGAGGTGAATGAACCATGAGCAGAAAGAATTGGCTGATCGTTGTCCTGCTGCTTATCGGCATCGGGGGCATGGTGGCGCTGGAGGGATACATTAAGCCCAAGGCAGATGAACAAGCGGTTCAGTATGAAGCGGAGCAAAATGATCCGCTGACGCACGATATACGGAATTCGCTGAACTTCGCCAGCCCATATATGGGCAATGCCGGGAACCTGATCAATTTGAATGCTTCGCTTCCCATGCGTGACATTGAGCGCACATTTCAGCTGTATCCGGAGGAATTGACGGCCGAGCTTCGGTTCAAGTCCAGGGTCGGCGATCTGAAAGAGGACATGCTGAAGCGGACGCTGGTCTATAATTCCACTGCGAATTTTGCCATGATTGATAATTTGGATACACTGATCTTCAAGTTTGAAGACCGGTCTTTCACCATCCGTCGGGATGAGGTGGAGGCATGGTATGGCATCGGGACGGGTCTTGCGTCCTTGCAGGAACCCGTGACATGGGAGAAGGAAGTTCAAGTCCGTCTTCACGATAACAAGTATGTCAGTGAATACGTAGATAATCTCATCGAGATCAAGAATCTATAGAGATAAACCGGAGGGGAGTGAACGTGATGGGTTCAGATCAACGCCAAATCATCCTAGGCGCTTTTCTGATGAATTACGGCCATCATATCGCTGCATGGCGTCATGCCGATTCGGCAGGGGTCGGGGCGATGGACTACGATTTCTATAAACGCTGCGCCCAAGCAGCCGAACGCGGAAAATTCGATATGGTATTCCTTGCGGACAACAACTCGATCCCGTTGATCGAGGATTTACGGACGAATGTCAGCTTTCTGCAGCCTGAAGCGCTCACCATGCTGAGCGGCCTCGCCGGGGTGACGGAACGTATTGGATTAGCCGGAACGGCATCTACAACCTTCAACGAGCCGTACGGATTGGCCAGGCGTCTGTCAACGCTGGATCATATCAGCGGCGGCAGGGCCGCCTGGAATGTGGTGACCTCCACGAAGGATGCGGAGGCACGCAATTTTGGATCGGCGGAATTAATGGAGCACGAAAAACGGTATGAAAGGGCGGAGGAATTTCTACGAGTCGTGACCGGATTATGGGACGGCTGGGAGGACGATGCCCTTGTATTGGATCGGCAAAAGGCGGTCTTTGCCGATACGGCACGGATTCATCGGGCGCATCATGAAGGTGAGTACTTCAGGGTGGAAGGGCCCTTGAACATGCCGAGATCTCCGCAGGGGAGGCCTGTCATCATTGAAGCGGGAACCTCCGCAGCGGGAAGAAGGCTTGCGGCCCAAACGGCTGATGTAGTGTTCACGGCCTGCGAAAGTAAAGAAGATGCGATAAGGTATTACCGCGAGTTTAAGGATTTGCTTAAGGAGTATGGACGGGTAGAGGAAGAAGTGAAGGTTCTCCCGGGATTGTTGATCTTCCTCGGAGAGAGCGAAGCCGAAGCTTTGGCGTATCACCGAACATTCAGCGAGCTCATTCTGCCGGAGGCAGGGGTGAAGTATGTGTCCCAGCTGCTGAATGCGGATCTGACCGGATATCCGGTAGACGGTCCGCTGCCTGATCTGCCGCGGGAAGGAAACAGCAGCCGGGCGATCATGATTATGGATATGGCTGCGAAATCGGGCATGAGCATTCTGGAGCTCGGCCGGCATTACGCGGTGTCGAGGGGACATATGACGATGGTTGGCACTGCGCGGCAAGTTGCCGATATGATGGAGGATTGGTTCCGCAGCTTGGCCTGCGATGGATTCAACATTATGGCCCCTCTGCTCCCGAGCGGGCTCGAACAGTTTGTGGAGCGCGTAGTCCCGCTGCTTCAGCAGCGGGGGCTGTTTCGCGAGGAATATGCGGGCAGGACGTTACGAGATCACCTCGGGCTGATCCGGCCGCAAACCCAACATGAAAAATAATTGACGACAAAATTAGACGGTGTTATAATCCTACTTAACATATCGGAAATGATAGAATTAGATACTTTGTTTATCTACCTAACCAACGGAGATGAACGAGACGTTCGATTCTAAGGGCTTCATGATATTTATAACGCTAATATGATTGATGCATATTCTACCGGACAACCGGAGATGCATCCTTGGATCAAGTTGTGATCCGAGGGGTGTCTCCGGTTGTTTTTTTATGAATCTAGCAAAGTGAGGGGTTGTCATTATGCAGTATAGAACACTGGGCAGAACCGGGGTTCAAGTGTCGGAGGTAAGTCTCGGGACGATGTCTTTCGGGCGCTGGATCGATGAGAGGGCTTCGGCCGCCGTATTGGATCAAGCGCTTGGTTCCGGCATCAATCTGATCGATACGGCTGACGTGTACGGCACGGGCATGGATAACGGAAACGTCAAGCAGCTCGGGGAATCGGAAGAAATTCTGGGCAGGCTGCTGAAGGAGCGAAGACAGGACATTCTCCTGGCAACCAAGCTGCATAATCGCATCGGACCCGGCATCAATGACCAGGGCCAAAGCCGCTATCATATTTACCGTGCGCTGGAGAACAGTCTTGCCCGGCTCCAAACGGATTATATCGATCTCTATCAAGTACATCGGTTTGATGAGTTAACCCCGCTGGACGAGACGCTTGATGCGCTTACGGATCTTGTACGGCAGGGGAAAGTGCGTTACATCGGCTGCTCGAACTATGCGGCTTGGCAGCTCGCCAAAGCCCACGGCATCAGTGCGCTGCATGGCCTTCGCCGGTTCGAAAGCGTACAGCCGGAATACAGTCTCATTACTAGAGAGATTG
Proteins encoded:
- a CDS encoding putative holin-like toxin produces the protein MGVNEALALMISFATLVVSILAFHNKK
- a CDS encoding GerAB/ArcD/ProY family transporter, which encodes MRNTPWQLFRFGFVYLNAIPTGFLVTPLLWNSAYLGWAAILGGYAMSLVFLWFMMKLGLWDPRKPWINFGSALVSKWIHFPIVALVFFWSINYIGMDIEGFTLFFDTNYMRESPQWFILLIVGLVVMVTARWGMETMIYISDGLFLVIVVAIVAMNMFFFKEAHWDMMIAMVRHHNYESAIKDSLFCLSFFAEWIVFLFLAPYIQFNKKSFRNLAAAGLLVTIGVMLQWASALLNFGPYLGREMQYPLVELMRAASGFLGNSDPLIIGLWSSSMFFHSAFLIHVSVRCMAKLLNLKQMDGPLIAIIGGTAIVIAYQYSQNPILFQQDFNSFGMAVFFILMEFIPIFYWIASLFRKRKRKPKSRPKPDQKTA
- a CDS encoding Ger(x)C family spore germination protein → MQLIKWLKILLPLSLLTGCGFNMTKVEINEQTFVFAMYVNKGPQDESVEVTISAPLPNRLTSGRQAGGKGGGDPYAMVTKSSTTVQDALHLIQRDLSRRFDFSHTKVVVVGKSYAEAGLADLMDWLQREPTTNMSIYIMVAPGDAKKVAELTPVFEQMPSEVLTRFADQHNMITTNLKDCLYAESANQGYALTYLSAGMKPMVADQEKLEPWAGIQGTALFRKHKLVATLPMKESLAVSWGVNELKAPLYTVSWNDGKASVFLISTSSSKSVRMVSGHPVFTIKLKGTGDVVYKKNQKQLDTLQAKEIIEHELNDQIASYLRKALHTSQRVGADILQLGMLVDWNYPDHWQQVRSNWPDYYKNEVEIQVDADIKVRNFGAILKSKLK
- a CDS encoding spore germination protein; this translates as MKSKARPALLDPVKMRLEHCEDVIYQSLRLHGSTCTVIYIEPIVDISTLHEYIVKPLIKEAAKVQHDFHDFIDRMDRGDMLSVPFERSSSAEYIADMIVEGRAVVIVEKLAEAYLFDIVSYQKRAVSESQNELVVNGPQEAFIEDIGTNLSLLRHKIKHTDLKTVRYQIGDYSKTAVYMVYVDGLCKPEIVAQVDRQLSSMSIDGTFGISTLSEQMKEGIKSPFPQFQYTERPDSVAASLLEGRVGIMQDGTPSALIVPVTLFSLLQSSEDYYHSFFSSSWIRIVRFMFAIISLLMPALYVAITTFQPSIIPTDLLITLAASRENIPFSALAEALIMELTFEALREAGTRIPKPVGQTISIIGAIVIGQAAVEAGIVSNPMVIVVSITGIASYIIPHFELGLAFRLLRFPILILGGTLGLIGVFTAAFLVYGHMASLKSFNTPYLQPVAPLVLSEWKDTFVRAPSMLMKNRPKTYASSNNLRRRKR
- a CDS encoding DUF2062 domain-containing protein, yielding MLHKYIRRLKYYILRTLRMQNSDHRIALGFAVGFFPCWYPTFGIDLLLAPLLARMVRGNIPSAFLAASAGSVLWPILFYLNYRIGVFVHLFTTFPATFEIEDALTVPVPETDYIVETDHFGRLGDMGVNFLVGALINSVLSTLILYILLRIMLSVYRKPLLHKIKASIRRGKSKH
- a CDS encoding PadR family transcriptional regulator, producing MIEPLHNSDLIRGNIDTFILHVLSDGDNYGYQIIKEIAIRSGNRFELKEPTLYSSLRRLEKQGLIRSYWGEETQGGRRKYYNLSQEGMKRLLRNQEEWKAAREIIDVLIGNGKELK
- a CDS encoding permease prefix domain 1-containing protein, with translation MTNRHDLEIFVDRLFANQRKTKEVVDLKNEVLSNLEARVTDYMENGIAYQSAISLAIENMEDIESLIDDNQKIYSYRFRHDLLQSALIYSMLAWIATIPARFLPNGIWVNTFLLCLAALTGAAYLSMSRHLKRYEKQTAVINAGKLNQWSKWAWWLWSIFIVVISMYTFVIQYGSDLWFGRELSVDGPYSFYVTVMRYVIPMTSVIIPLLVQKAYKLTFQLEVNEP
- a CDS encoding DUF4825 domain-containing protein encodes the protein MSRKNWLIVVLLLIGIGGMVALEGYIKPKADEQAVQYEAEQNDPLTHDIRNSLNFASPYMGNAGNLINLNASLPMRDIERTFQLYPEELTAELRFKSRVGDLKEDMLKRTLVYNSTANFAMIDNLDTLIFKFEDRSFTIRRDEVEAWYGIGTGLASLQEPVTWEKEVQVRLHDNKYVSEYVDNLIEIKNL
- a CDS encoding LLM class flavin-dependent oxidoreductase yields the protein MGSDQRQIILGAFLMNYGHHIAAWRHADSAGVGAMDYDFYKRCAQAAERGKFDMVFLADNNSIPLIEDLRTNVSFLQPEALTMLSGLAGVTERIGLAGTASTTFNEPYGLARRLSTLDHISGGRAAWNVVTSTKDAEARNFGSAELMEHEKRYERAEEFLRVVTGLWDGWEDDALVLDRQKAVFADTARIHRAHHEGEYFRVEGPLNMPRSPQGRPVIIEAGTSAAGRRLAAQTADVVFTACESKEDAIRYYREFKDLLKEYGRVEEEVKVLPGLLIFLGESEAEALAYHRTFSELILPEAGVKYVSQLLNADLTGYPVDGPLPDLPREGNSSRAIMIMDMAAKSGMSILELGRHYAVSRGHMTMVGTARQVADMMEDWFRSLACDGFNIMAPLLPSGLEQFVERVVPLLQQRGLFREEYAGRTLRDHLGLIRPQTQHEK
- a CDS encoding aldo/keto reductase, encoding MQYRTLGRTGVQVSEVSLGTMSFGRWIDERASAAVLDQALGSGINLIDTADVYGTGMDNGNVKQLGESEEILGRLLKERRQDILLATKLHNRIGPGINDQGQSRYHIYRALENSLARLQTDYIDLYQVHRFDELTPLDETLDALTDLVRQGKVRYIGCSNYAAWQLAKAHGISALHGLRRFESVQPEYSLITREIERELIPFAQSEQVGVIVYSPLGRGILSGKYRAGEAPPTDSRLAAGEQRLRLLLNQRHALSIVEGIRPLAEQRGWTLPQFALNWVLSRPGITSAIVGASKPEHIADTLKHSDERLTEEELQEIDRLTEEFRG